A single Pseudanabaenaceae cyanobacterium SKYG29 DNA region contains:
- a CDS encoding pentapeptide repeat-containing protein — MNAEKILKEYATGTRDFSRTSLVGINLFQADLLGADFSRSDISRANLVLAFLSKANFSGTKLTGTRLGGATLNQAEMTNANLSEADLHGARLQRVNLFGANLALANLMDADLTSADLRNVNLRGANLKGAILAAANLREERGYPTTSLARANLQKADLRGANLTGVDLAGADLSGANLSDTTLVRANLKGANLIGAIMKGVQLAEADISEAILTGADMTEATLTRANLSQSKLDKVILKRASANRANLSSASLVEADLSMGIFSGADFSRANLTRALLREASLVDAYLARANLTEADLTRAILEKAEISGAILMRAILQGTTMPDGRVNN; from the coding sequence ATGAACGCCGAGAAAATTTTGAAGGAATACGCCACAGGTACAAGGGATTTCAGTCGCACCAGCTTAGTGGGGATCAACTTGTTCCAGGCAGACCTACTGGGGGCAGATTTCAGCCGATCGGACATCAGCAGAGCCAACCTCGTTCTCGCCTTTTTGAGCAAAGCCAACTTCAGCGGTACCAAACTGACAGGGACACGTCTAGGAGGGGCAACCCTCAACCAAGCGGAAATGACCAACGCCAACCTCAGTGAGGCGGATTTGCACGGAGCCAGACTACAGCGGGTTAATTTGTTCGGGGCTAATCTTGCCCTTGCTAATTTGATGGATGCTGATTTAACCAGTGCAGACCTGCGCAACGTCAATTTACGGGGGGCAAACCTAAAGGGGGCAATCCTTGCAGCTGCTAACCTAAGGGAAGAACGGGGCTATCCCACCACCAGCCTTGCCAGGGCTAACCTGCAAAAAGCTGACCTACGGGGGGCAAACCTTACAGGTGTGGACTTAGCTGGCGCTGACCTCAGTGGGGCAAACCTCAGTGATACTACCCTAGTGCGTGCTAATTTGAAGGGGGCTAACCTAATCGGTGCCATTATGAAAGGGGTACAACTAGCGGAAGCTGACATCAGTGAAGCTATCCTCACAGGGGCGGACATGACTGAAGCCACCCTCACTCGCGCCAACCTCAGTCAATCCAAACTGGACAAAGTCATCCTAAAACGGGCTAGTGCCAACCGTGCCAATCTGAGCAGTGCCTCTCTTGTAGAAGCAGACTTAAGTATGGGCATTTTCAGTGGAGCAGACTTCAGCCGTGCTAACCTAACCCGAGCGCTCCTGCGGGAAGCCTCCCTTGTGGATGCCTACCTAGCCAGGGCAAATCTGACAGAAGCAGACTTAACAAGAGCTATATTGGAAAAAGCGGAAATCAGCGGGGCAATTCTGATGCGGGCAATTTTACAGGGTACAACCATGCCAGACGGCAGAGTAAATAACTAG
- the secA gene encoding preprotein translocase subunit SecA gives MVNVLQMLLGDSNQRQLNKLKPYVALINSLEAEYQALSDEALQAKTAEFKQRLEKGEDLDDLLPEAFATVREASRRVLGLRHFDVQLMGGMVLHAGQIAEMKTGEGKTLVATLPSYLNALTGKGVQVVTVNDYLARRDAEWMGQVHRFLGLTVGLIQQSMDPVERQRNYACDITYVTNSELGFDYLRDNMATSLEEVVQRPFHYCIIDEVDSILIDEARTPLIISGQVERPTEKYTIAAQIAAQLEREKHYEVDEKQRNIILTDEGFEMAEKLLGVKDLFDQNDPWAHFVFNAIKAKELFLRDVNYIVRNNEVVIVDEFTGRVMPGRRWSDGLHQAIEAKEGVPIEPETQTLASITYQNLFLLYPKLSGMTGTAKTEEAEFVKIYNLEVTCIPTNKKNRRIDYPDEVYKTEAAKWRAVARECQEMYEKGRPVLVGTTSVEKSELLSSLLTQMGIPHNLLNAKPENVEREAEIIAQAGRKKTITIATNMAGRGTDIILGGNPDYMARLKIREELFPRIVRPEDDSLMQRTLFSRRSGGEGFGTAKRKTWKASEHLFPAELSMATRERLKEALDFAVEKLGEQSVTELQAEDLLAIAAEKSPTNDPVIQKLREVFNLIRSEYEQYTKQEQKEVIELGGLHVIGTERHESRRIDNQLRGRCARQGDPGSTKFFLSLEDNLMRIFGGDRVASLMNAFRVEEDMPITSGLLTRSLEGAQKKVETYYYDIRKQVFEYDEVMNKQRRAIYAERARVLRGENLRERVLEYADQTVEDLVNYYVNPDLPPEEWNLEGLVNKTKEFVKLLKDLQPQHLEGMNHEEITAYLKEEVRRAYEIKEMEVDSVQPGLMRQVERFYILQQIDTLWREHLQAMEALRESVSLRGYGQKDPLIEYKTEGFDLFFAMMTDIRRNVVYSIFEFDPRPQPPSEQIEVEVV, from the coding sequence ATGGTAAACGTCCTGCAAATGTTACTAGGCGACTCCAATCAGCGCCAGTTAAACAAACTCAAACCCTACGTGGCTTTGATCAACTCCCTGGAAGCTGAATACCAAGCCCTCAGTGACGAAGCATTGCAGGCGAAAACCGCGGAATTCAAGCAGAGATTGGAGAAGGGCGAAGACCTAGATGACCTGTTGCCGGAGGCGTTTGCCACTGTCAGAGAAGCTTCCCGCCGTGTTTTAGGGTTGCGCCATTTCGATGTGCAACTGATGGGGGGCATGGTACTGCATGCGGGGCAAATTGCGGAAATGAAGACAGGAGAAGGGAAAACCCTAGTTGCCACTCTGCCTAGTTACCTCAACGCTCTTACGGGCAAGGGGGTACAAGTAGTCACGGTCAATGATTACCTAGCTCGACGGGACGCGGAATGGATGGGACAAGTGCACCGCTTCTTGGGACTAACCGTGGGGCTAATTCAGCAGTCTATGGACCCAGTCGAACGCCAACGCAACTATGCCTGCGATATTACCTATGTAACAAATAGTGAGCTGGGTTTTGACTACCTGCGGGACAACATGGCTACCTCCCTGGAAGAAGTTGTACAACGTCCCTTCCACTACTGCATCATCGACGAAGTAGATTCCATTCTGATTGACGAAGCCCGCACGCCCCTAATCATTTCAGGGCAAGTAGAAAGACCAACGGAAAAATACACGATCGCTGCCCAAATCGCTGCCCAATTAGAGAGGGAAAAACACTATGAGGTGGACGAGAAGCAGCGCAATATCATCCTAACAGATGAGGGGTTTGAGATGGCAGAAAAACTCCTAGGGGTAAAGGACTTGTTTGACCAAAATGACCCCTGGGCACACTTTGTTTTCAATGCCATTAAAGCGAAAGAATTGTTTCTCAGGGATGTTAACTACATTGTCAGAAATAATGAAGTGGTGATCGTGGATGAATTCACAGGGCGGGTAATGCCTGGCAGAAGGTGGAGTGATGGTTTGCACCAAGCGATCGAGGCGAAAGAAGGTGTACCGATCGAACCGGAAACGCAAACCCTGGCTTCCATTACCTATCAGAATCTCTTTCTTTTGTACCCCAAACTGTCGGGCATGACGGGGACTGCCAAAACGGAAGAAGCAGAATTTGTGAAAATCTATAACCTAGAAGTCACCTGTATTCCTACGAATAAGAAAAACCGCCGTATTGACTACCCCGATGAGGTGTACAAAACAGAGGCAGCGAAGTGGCGGGCCGTGGCGCGGGAATGTCAAGAGATGTACGAAAAAGGCAGACCTGTTCTAGTCGGTACAACTAGTGTTGAAAAATCAGAATTACTCTCCTCTCTGTTAACGCAGATGGGAATTCCCCACAACCTCCTCAATGCCAAGCCAGAGAATGTAGAGAGAGAAGCGGAGATCATTGCGCAGGCAGGGAGAAAGAAAACCATCACGATCGCTACCAACATGGCAGGGCGGGGAACGGACATCATCTTGGGTGGGAATCCTGACTACATGGCGAGGCTGAAAATTAGGGAAGAACTATTCCCGCGGATTGTGCGCCCAGAGGATGACAGTCTGATGCAGCGGACGTTATTTAGCAGGCGATCGGGGGGAGAAGGTTTCGGTACGGCTAAGAGGAAGACCTGGAAAGCTTCTGAGCATCTTTTCCCCGCGGAGCTGTCCATGGCTACCCGAGAGAGACTCAAAGAAGCCCTAGATTTTGCAGTGGAGAAATTGGGGGAACAGAGCGTGACGGAATTGCAGGCAGAAGACCTCCTAGCGATCGCGGCGGAAAAGTCGCCTACCAATGACCCTGTCATTCAAAAACTGCGGGAAGTGTTTAACTTGATCCGATCGGAGTATGAACAATACACCAAACAAGAACAGAAAGAGGTAATAGAGTTGGGGGGCTTGCATGTAATTGGCACAGAACGCCATGAATCGCGGCGCATTGACAACCAACTGCGGGGACGCTGTGCCCGGCAGGGAGACCCTGGCTCCACCAAATTCTTCTTGAGTTTAGAAGATAACCTGATGCGCATTTTTGGCGGCGATCGGGTGGCTAGTTTGATGAATGCTTTTCGGGTGGAAGAAGATATGCCTATTACCTCTGGTCTTTTGACCCGCAGTTTGGAAGGGGCGCAGAAGAAGGTGGAGACCTACTATTACGACATACGCAAGCAGGTGTTTGAGTATGACGAAGTGATGAACAAGCAAAGGCGGGCAATTTATGCCGAACGGGCACGGGTTTTGCGGGGTGAGAATCTGCGGGAGCGGGTGTTAGAGTATGCTGACCAAACGGTAGAAGACTTAGTCAACTACTATGTCAATCCTGACCTGCCGCCAGAGGAATGGAACTTGGAAGGGCTAGTCAATAAGACCAAGGAATTTGTCAAACTGCTGAAAGACTTACAACCCCAGCATTTGGAAGGCATGAATCATGAGGAAATCACCGCCTACCTAAAAGAAGAAGTAAGACGCGCCTACGAAATCAAAGAGATGGAAGTAGACAGCGTGCAGCCAGGCTTGATGCGCCAGGTGGAGAGGTTCTACATCTTGCAGCAGATTGACACCCTGTGGCGGGAACACCTCCAGGCGATGGAAGCACTGCGGGAATCGGTAAGCTTAAGGGGTTATGGACAGAAAGACCCTCTCATCGAGTATAAGACGGAAGGGTTTGACCTCTTTTTCGCCATGATGACAGACATAAGACGTAATGTGGTCTACTCCATCTTTGAATTTGACCCCCGTCCCCAGCCCCCCAGTGAGCAAATCGAAGTAGAAGTGGTATGA
- a CDS encoding aldehyde dehydrogenase, with protein MTIADIVTKQREFFATNATLAVDYRLAQLQLLKQVIQTQQEVIIAALQKDLGKPRFEAYASEILILLEEINFVCKHLKQWVKPQPAKISLGQFPAKGFVYPQPLGVVLIIAPWNYPFQLLVSPLIGAIAAGNCAVLKPSEFTPHVSQVIAQIFRQNFNPAFISVVEGDATVSQELLAQKFDHIFFTGSTRVGKIVMAKAAEHLTPVTLELGGKSPCIIDRAVNIKTAARRVAWGKFFNCGQTCIAPDYVLVHADIYDQLKAALIDAIREFYGDDPQQSPDYGRIVNDRHWQRLVNFLGEGQIVWGGNHDRENLYIAPTIVAGVSWDSPVMQEEIFGPILPLLTYTDLADVIKKINDRPRPLALYFFSDNKKLQEEVIKSIPFGGGCINDTIMHLSSPYLPFGGIGDSGMGRYHGKYTFDTFTHYKSILKKSLKFDQQWRYPPYKINLNFLKWFV; from the coding sequence ATGACTATTGCAGATATTGTTACTAAGCAGAGGGAATTTTTTGCTACTAATGCCACTCTAGCTGTAGATTATCGTCTGGCACAACTGCAGTTACTAAAGCAAGTGATCCAAACGCAGCAGGAGGTGATTATTGCCGCACTCCAGAAAGATTTGGGTAAGCCTAGATTTGAAGCCTATGCTAGTGAAATTCTCATTCTTCTGGAGGAAATCAATTTTGTCTGTAAACATCTTAAGCAATGGGTAAAACCCCAACCCGCTAAGATTTCTCTCGGTCAATTTCCTGCTAAGGGTTTTGTCTATCCCCAACCACTAGGTGTAGTATTAATCATTGCTCCCTGGAACTACCCATTTCAGTTACTGGTCAGTCCCCTGATTGGTGCGATCGCTGCTGGCAATTGTGCTGTCCTTAAACCCTCAGAGTTTACTCCCCATGTCTCCCAAGTGATTGCTCAGATTTTTCGGCAGAATTTCAATCCTGCTTTTATCAGTGTTGTAGAGGGGGACGCTACAGTCAGTCAGGAATTATTGGCCCAGAAATTTGACCATATTTTCTTCACAGGCAGTACTAGGGTGGGCAAGATTGTCATGGCAAAAGCGGCAGAACACCTCACACCTGTGACATTGGAATTGGGGGGTAAAAGTCCTTGTATTATCGATCGGGCTGTCAATATTAAAACGGCAGCAAGGCGGGTAGCATGGGGGAAATTTTTTAACTGTGGTCAGACTTGTATTGCCCCTGACTATGTCCTAGTCCATGCTGATATTTATGACCAACTCAAGGCAGCTCTGATTGATGCCATCAGGGAATTTTATGGTGATGACCCCCAACAAAGTCCCGATTATGGTCGCATTGTCAACGATCGGCATTGGCAGCGGTTGGTTAATTTTCTAGGGGAAGGACAGATAGTGTGGGGCGGAAACCACGATCGGGAAAATCTTTATATTGCCCCTACAATTGTTGCAGGTGTAAGTTGGGATAGTCCTGTGATGCAGGAGGAGATTTTTGGTCCCATTCTGCCCCTACTTACCTACACTGACTTGGCGGATGTGATCAAGAAAATTAATGACCGTCCTCGTCCCCTTGCCCTCTATTTCTTCTCAGACAATAAAAAGCTCCAGGAGGAAGTCATCAAATCTATTCCCTTTGGCGGTGGCTGTATTAATGATACAATCATGCACCTTTCTAGTCCTTATTTACCTTTTGGGGGTATCGGGGATAGTGGCATGGGAAGATACCACGGCAAGTACACCTTTGACACCTTCACTCACTACAAAAGTATCCTCAAAAAATCCCTAAAGTTTGACCAACAGTGGCGCTATCCCCCCTACAAAATTAACCTCAATTTCCTCAAATGGTTTGTCTAG
- a CDS encoding homoserine dehydrogenase, protein MTIKIGLLGMGTVGTGVVQVLTDPAGRHPLLQEVEIVKIGVRDTSKPRSVTLSPSLFTADLESIVNDPSIQIVVEVMGGIEPARDLVLQAISNNKHVVTANKALLARHGEEIFELAKRHQVYVMLEASVGGGIPIVNVLKQFLGANRLTSIQGIVNGTTNYILTRMHQEGGDLAEILADAQRLGYAEADPTADIDGFDAADKIAILASLAFGQRIPLSEVSREGIRHVSSLEIASAARLGYVIKLIARAQLVTGGLEIGVYPMLVPQEHPLATINGVTNAIAIKGDPIGEIVFAGPGAGQGATASAVVADLINVCALLSHPPHPLLSYMPTSKAQIVPPRENQFYARFTTLDQPGVIGELGTIFGRYSVSLETIFQQNRLGKYAQVVVITHTVREADFWQAIREIKELPTLQTVGAVLRVL, encoded by the coding sequence ATGACGATCAAAATTGGCTTACTAGGCATGGGGACGGTGGGTACAGGGGTTGTGCAGGTGCTCACTGACCCCGCAGGGCGGCATCCACTGTTACAGGAAGTGGAAATTGTCAAAATTGGTGTGCGGGATACCTCTAAGCCCCGATCGGTCACCCTCAGTCCTAGTTTATTTACTGCTGACTTGGAAAGTATTGTTAACGATCCGTCAATTCAAATTGTGGTGGAGGTGATGGGGGGAATTGAGCCAGCCCGAGACTTAGTATTACAGGCAATTAGCAACAATAAACACGTAGTAACTGCTAACAAAGCCTTGCTTGCTCGCCATGGGGAGGAGATTTTTGAGTTAGCCAAACGCCACCAAGTCTATGTCATGCTGGAAGCTTCGGTGGGGGGAGGTATTCCCATCGTCAATGTGCTCAAGCAGTTTCTGGGAGCTAACCGCCTAACCAGTATCCAAGGTATTGTTAACGGCACGACTAACTATATCCTGACCCGCATGCACCAGGAGGGGGGCGATCTAGCGGAGATTTTGGCGGACGCGCAGAGACTGGGCTATGCCGAAGCTGACCCCACCGCTGATATTGATGGCTTTGATGCCGCCGATAAGATCGCTATTCTTGCCAGTCTTGCTTTTGGTCAACGGATTCCCCTCAGTGAGGTTAGCCGTGAAGGTATCCGCCATGTGTCTAGTTTGGAGATTGCTTCTGCTGCTCGATTGGGGTATGTCATTAAACTAATTGCCCGTGCCCAGCTGGTGACAGGGGGTTTAGAAATTGGCGTTTATCCTATGCTGGTTCCCCAAGAGCATCCCCTGGCTACCATCAACGGCGTAACTAATGCTATTGCCATTAAAGGTGACCCGATCGGGGAGATTGTGTTTGCTGGTCCAGGGGCGGGGCAGGGGGCTACTGCTAGTGCGGTAGTTGCCGATCTAATTAATGTCTGTGCTTTGTTGTCCCATCCTCCCCACCCGCTGTTATCCTACATGCCTACCAGCAAGGCGCAGATTGTCCCCCCCAGGGAGAATCAATTCTATGCTCGTTTTACTACCCTCGACCAGCCGGGTGTGATTGGAGAACTGGGGACAATTTTTGGTCGCTATAGCGTCAGTCTGGAGACGATTTTCCAGCAGAACCGACTGGGGAAATACGCCCAAGTAGTAGTCATCACCCACACAGTGCGGGAAGCAGATTTTTGGCAGGCAATTCGGGAAATTAAGGAACTGCCTACCTTGCAGACTGTGGGAGCTGTTTTGCGCGTCCTCTAA
- a CDS encoding sulfite exporter TauE/SafE family protein — MWQALWLLALGMGVGILAAILGIGGGLVIVPVLNFLGATPVQATATSLVGVFLGATAATVQNWYSGNLAGGIVIYLALPALLTTELGVRLANILPGRYLLLAFALLLITAIFLLDLKKQISKQEHTPRFVTGAPLIGGIAGMLSGLLGVGGGLVMVPLQMLWLGQNIKDAIRSSLGAITIISLWGVVSHSLKGNVLWEKGFWLGMGTALGGQLGASLLPKLPDRLVTHLFRLFLVIMAIYMVYKAWHM; from the coding sequence ATGTGGCAGGCACTTTGGTTATTGGCTTTGGGGATGGGGGTGGGGATTTTAGCCGCAATTTTGGGGATTGGGGGTGGCTTAGTGATTGTCCCAGTTCTCAATTTTTTAGGAGCAACGCCCGTGCAGGCAACTGCTACTAGTTTAGTGGGGGTATTTTTAGGGGCAACTGCAGCTACAGTACAGAACTGGTACAGCGGCAATTTGGCAGGGGGAATAGTGATTTATTTGGCGCTACCTGCATTACTGACGACAGAATTAGGCGTAAGACTTGCCAATATTTTACCTGGACGCTACCTGCTACTTGCTTTTGCTCTTCTATTAATTACCGCCATATTTTTGTTGGACTTAAAGAAGCAGATTAGTAAACAAGAGCATACCCCCCGCTTTGTCACTGGTGCTCCCCTGATTGGTGGGATAGCAGGTATGTTGTCAGGACTTTTGGGGGTAGGGGGTGGATTAGTAATGGTACCTCTACAAATGTTGTGGCTAGGTCAAAACATTAAAGATGCTATCCGATCGAGTCTAGGCGCTATCACAATTATTTCTCTGTGGGGGGTAGTCAGCCATAGCTTGAAGGGAAATGTGTTATGGGAGAAAGGATTCTGGTTGGGGATGGGCACAGCTCTGGGGGGACAGTTGGGAGCTAGCTTATTACCAAAACTACCCGATCGGTTAGTCACCCATCTATTTCGCCTTTTCCTGGTAATAATGGCAATTTACATGGTCTATAAGGCTTGGCACATGTAA
- the ispE gene encoding 4-(cytidine 5'-diphospho)-2-C-methyl-D-erythritol kinase: MATLQIQVAAKINPILQIVSERADGYHELSLVFQSIGIWDTIHLTSSVETQLICNHPELPTDRSNLALKAAHLLQAKFPDWGGVTIELHKEIPIGAGLAGGSADAAGVLVGLNNLWGLGLSTPQLQELALELGSDVPFCVRGGTAWGRGRGEILTPLPSPNWWVLVCKHRDLSISTAWAYQSYKAGRFIEKPKTIPIESLLYSWQTDPRLLTNDLEQAVLPHYPQIRELKNALQELGAEGVLMSGSGAAVFAVVPTEAAGVEMQHRISDRFPTVATWLTHTVPVGVIVKNQEK; the protein is encoded by the coding sequence ATGGCAACCCTCCAGATTCAGGTCGCAGCCAAAATTAACCCTATTCTCCAAATCGTATCAGAAAGAGCCGATGGCTATCACGAACTCAGTCTAGTGTTTCAAAGCATAGGTATTTGGGATACCATCCATCTGACATCTAGTGTAGAAACCCAATTGATCTGTAACCACCCAGAATTACCTACCGATCGCTCTAACCTTGCCCTTAAAGCTGCCCACTTGTTACAGGCAAAATTCCCTGACTGGGGCGGAGTCACCATCGAATTGCACAAAGAAATCCCGATCGGGGCAGGACTAGCTGGGGGGTCAGCAGATGCGGCAGGGGTATTAGTGGGGTTGAATAACCTATGGGGCTTGGGGTTAAGTACACCACAGTTGCAAGAATTGGCGCTGGAGTTAGGTTCTGATGTGCCCTTCTGTGTGCGGGGGGGGACAGCCTGGGGTAGGGGCAGAGGCGAAATTCTCACACCCTTACCCAGTCCCAATTGGTGGGTTTTGGTCTGTAAACACAGAGACTTAAGCATTTCCACAGCCTGGGCTTATCAAAGTTACAAAGCAGGGCGCTTCATCGAAAAGCCTAAGACAATCCCGATCGAGTCTCTCCTCTACAGTTGGCAAACCGACCCCCGCCTGCTGACCAACGACCTAGAACAGGCAGTTTTACCCCACTATCCCCAAATTAGGGAGCTAAAAAATGCTTTACAGGAATTGGGGGCTGAGGGAGTGCTCATGTCCGGCTCAGGAGCGGCGGTGTTTGCGGTTGTACCCACCGAGGCAGCAGGAGTAGAGATGCAGCACAGAATTAGCGATCGGTTCCCCACTGTTGCCACCTGGTTGACCCATACTGTGCCTGTAGGTGTGATCGTAAAGAATCAGGAAAAGTGA
- the rplT gene encoding 50S ribosomal protein L20, protein MTRVKRGNVARKRRNKILKLAKGFRGSHSTLFRTANQQVMKALRNAYRDRRKKKRDFRGLWIVRINAAARSRGLTYSQLADKLRKANIQLNRKMLAQIAVKDPQTFDYIIQVATQG, encoded by the coding sequence ATGACCAGAGTTAAGCGAGGAAATGTCGCCCGTAAACGGCGCAACAAAATCTTGAAACTGGCTAAGGGATTTAGGGGTTCCCATTCCACCCTTTTCCGTACTGCCAACCAGCAGGTAATGAAAGCCCTGCGCAACGCCTACCGCGATCGGCGCAAGAAAAAACGGGACTTTCGGGGGCTGTGGATTGTCCGCATTAATGCCGCTGCCCGTAGCCGGGGGCTGACCTATAGCCAGCTAGCAGACAAACTGCGCAAAGCTAATATTCAGCTCAATCGCAAAATGCTTGCCCAAATCGCCGTCAAAGACCCCCAAACCTTCGACTACATCATCCAAGTTGCTACCCAAGGTTAG
- a CDS encoding DNA adenine methylase codes for MLKSPLRFPGGKSRALTQILPLVPAFEEYREPMVGGGSIFIALRQKFPDCKFWINDINYELFCFWKTLQGYGERLAAAVEQIYWETQNGKSLFYYLLDRYGQGDEFERAVRFFVLNRITFSGTVDSGGYSEQAFKGRFTLSSIDRLRKIAPLLEGVKITWGDYEPVVVAAGEEVFLFLDPPYYSAADSRLYGRQGRIHIEFDHPRLAQVLLTTRHHWLLTYDDSPFIRSLYQWCNISPWSLQYGMNNYKRSTAPHGQEIFIANYPIKSVQQLKLSLE; via the coding sequence ATGCTTAAAAGTCCCTTGCGGTTCCCTGGCGGTAAGTCGCGCGCCCTCACCCAAATACTGCCCCTAGTGCCAGCCTTCGAAGAATACCGTGAGCCAATGGTTGGCGGTGGCTCCATATTTATTGCCCTCAGACAAAAATTTCCTGACTGTAAATTCTGGATCAACGATATTAACTACGAGTTGTTTTGCTTTTGGAAAACTCTTCAAGGATATGGTGAACGCTTAGCTGCAGCTGTTGAGCAAATATATTGGGAAACACAGAACGGCAAATCCCTCTTTTATTACCTGTTAGACCGCTATGGGCAGGGAGATGAATTTGAGCGTGCAGTACGTTTCTTTGTACTCAATAGAATTACTTTTTCTGGGACAGTTGACTCAGGAGGCTACTCGGAACAGGCATTCAAAGGACGGTTTACATTGTCATCCATCGATCGGTTGCGAAAAATAGCACCTCTTTTAGAAGGAGTAAAGATTACCTGGGGGGACTATGAACCAGTGGTTGTTGCTGCTGGTGAGGAGGTTTTCCTATTCCTTGATCCCCCCTATTATTCTGCTGCCGATTCACGTCTTTACGGCAGGCAAGGCAGGATTCATATTGAATTTGATCATCCCCGCCTGGCTCAAGTGCTGCTTACCACACGTCATCACTGGTTGCTCACCTATGATGATAGCCCCTTTATCCGCAGCCTCTACCAATGGTGTAATATTTCTCCTTGGAGTCTGCAATATGGTATGAACAACTATAAACGATCGACTGCTCCACATGGGCAGGAAATTTTTATTGCTAATTATCCTATAAAATCTGTGCAGCAACTAAAACTAAGTTTAGAGTGA
- a CDS encoding CoB--CoM heterodisulfide reductase iron-sulfur subunit B family protein, giving the protein MKVLKYAYYPGCVAKGACRELHASTTAIAQVLGIELVELDQGSCCGAGTFRESDPLLEDTINARNIALAEAINLPLMTQCSTCQGVIGRVNEKLQNNADRRAEVNQVLGKQGMEYRGTIEVLHFLWVMIRDYGLDRLTNKIIRPLTGLKCAAFYGCYLLRGQTIQRFDDPYHPESLEQVFRAVGATPIYYNGRIQCCGFPLSSYDTQTSFRMAGKHLQEAIELGADCLVTPCPLCHLNLDSRQPEVEAVIGRKLSIPVLHLPQLIGLALGISPKVLGLDRHVVPTNSLLDKIASY; this is encoded by the coding sequence ATGAAGGTACTTAAATACGCCTACTATCCTGGCTGTGTAGCTAAGGGAGCTTGTCGAGAATTACACGCTTCTACCACCGCTATTGCCCAAGTTTTGGGTATTGAATTAGTAGAATTAGACCAAGGCAGTTGTTGTGGCGCTGGTACATTTAGGGAATCCGATCCCCTCCTAGAAGATACAATTAATGCTCGCAATATTGCCCTCGCTGAGGCAATCAATCTCCCGCTGATGACTCAGTGCAGTACCTGTCAAGGTGTAATTGGGAGAGTCAACGAAAAATTGCAAAATAATGCCGATCGGCGGGCAGAAGTTAATCAAGTTTTAGGCAAGCAGGGAATGGAATATCGAGGCACGATCGAAGTTTTACACTTCCTGTGGGTGATGATTAGGGATTATGGACTCGATCGTTTAACTAATAAAATTATCCGACCATTAACAGGATTAAAATGTGCGGCTTTTTATGGGTGTTACTTGTTGCGGGGGCAAACAATACAAAGATTTGATGACCCCTATCATCCCGAGAGTTTGGAGCAGGTGTTTAGGGCAGTGGGAGCAACACCAATTTATTACAATGGTAGGATACAATGCTGTGGCTTTCCCCTATCTAGTTACGACACCCAAACCTCCTTCCGGATGGCAGGTAAGCATCTCCAAGAAGCGATCGAGCTAGGAGCAGATTGTTTAGTTACTCCTTGTCCTCTTTGTCATCTTAATTTGGATTCCCGCCAACCAGAAGTGGAAGCAGTTATAGGAAGAAAACTGAGCATTCCTGTTTTGCACCTACCGCAATTGATTGGTCTAGCTTTGGGTATCTCTCCTAAAGTTTTAGGATTAGACCGTCATGTAGTACCAACAAACAGTTTATTAGACAAAATTGCTAGCTACTAA
- the idi gene encoding isopentenyl-diphosphate Delta-isomerase produces the protein MSELLILVDEHDREIGVGEKLAVHRSGQLHRAFSIFVVNPQGELLLQQRAWDKYHSGGLWTNTCCSHPRPGELVLEAAHRRLQEEMGFDCELVELFSFIYYAELDGGLIEHEYDHVLLGKFAGVPQVNPLEVVAWRWIDAKKLEEEIRNYPDRFTYWLRQCYPQFLSYL, from the coding sequence GTGTCAGAACTATTGATCTTGGTAGATGAACACGATCGGGAAATCGGTGTGGGGGAAAAGTTGGCAGTACACCGATCGGGGCAATTACACCGAGCTTTTTCTATTTTTGTGGTCAATCCCCAGGGAGAACTTCTCTTGCAACAACGGGCATGGGATAAGTATCATTCGGGGGGGTTATGGACAAATACCTGTTGTAGTCATCCCCGTCCGGGTGAGTTGGTGTTGGAAGCTGCCCATCGGCGTTTGCAGGAGGAGATGGGATTTGATTGTGAGTTGGTGGAGTTATTTAGCTTCATTTACTATGCAGAACTGGATGGGGGACTGATTGAGCATGAGTATGACCATGTACTGCTAGGGAAATTCGCAGGCGTTCCTCAAGTTAACCCTTTAGAAGTAGTAGCTTGGCGCTGGATTGATGCTAAGAAATTAGAGGAGGAGATCAGGAACTACCCCGATCGCTTTACCTATTGGCTACGGCAGTGTTATCCCCAGTTTTTGAGTTACCTATGA